Sequence from the Aquimarina sp. Aq107 genome:
ACAGTGATTTAAGATTTGTGAAATCCGAAGACAAAACGAATTATTTATTAATTATAGAAGGGGATTGGATATACCCCGGTTATGGAGGTGGTGCAAGTGTTGGTAGAGAAGAAGCTAAGTTGGAAGTAACTTTGAAATTTGTTGATCTGTTAGACCCTCAAAATATATTGTATATTACACAAACACCAAAAATTATTGGAAACTATGCATATGGAGAATTCGGAACAATTCTAAGAATTGGAGAATGTTATAAGAAATTAGGATATTTATTAAATCTTCAGCTCAAAAGAATTTTAAAATAATAGTAGGTTTTAATAAAAGAGTTTACTTATATTTGCACCCGCAAAAAGGATAACCTTTTCGGGGTGTAGCGTAGCCCGGTTATCGCGCCGCGTTTGGGACGCGGAGGTCGCAGGTTCGAATCCTGCCACCCCGACAAAAAACCAATCACAGAAGTGATTGGTTTTTTCTTTTTTTAATCACAATCATTATATACTTACTATAGGAATCATGAATTTTTAGTGTGATTTACTCTAGTAATCAACCTTACTTTACAGATGCCTTTTTGATCAAGAAAAAGCTTTAAGATTAATTTTTAGAAACTCATCAACTTTATGTAGTACTGATAAAAGAGGAACTGTTAAGATTAGACAATAATATAATCATTACTTATAAATTTCAACCATTTTTTGAAGGGAACAAATTACCTTTAAAGAGTTTATATTAATTAATGTAAATTTCACTACTATTAATAATCTTCTTCTCTTTTTCCATAAGTAATCATATGTAAATTAAAAGATGTAAAAATATGTTTACTTGATTGTGCGTGTATAGGGATACTTCATGATATATATTCAAAAAGAAACGTATTAAAAACTAATTTTTAAGAAATGAAGGGTAAAAAATGATTTTTTTATTAATTTCAAATATTAGAAAAAGGGATTTTTCCCTTATATTTTATTTTTTTTAATAATTATTACTTGTAAAAAAAGTGTTTTTTTGTACTACAAAAATGATTTTTTCTTATTAAAAAATGTTAAATAAAGTGTTAAATACGTAAAAAAAGGATGAAATACTCCATTTTTTAACATAACGTAAAATTATTGTGGTTTTACCGCAGATAATTAAATTATGATTAATTTACCTTTACAATGCACTGGTAATCAGAGTTCAATGTTAGTGTAAATGATATGATTTTTAGGAGACTCCAAAAGAAATATGAATTATTTTATGGAAAAAAATAACTTTTAAAAAGTATAACAAAAAATGTTCTAAGATACTTTATAAAGCTATCTATAGTAGGTATTTAAAGTATATCCAAACCTAAATTACAATGATTAAAAAGACCGGAATTATTATTCCAGTCTATAACGAGTGTTATAGATTGGTAAAGGAAGAGTTTTGCATTTTTTTAAGTAAGCAAAACTTCTATGATGTATGTTTTGCAATATCTCGTGATGACGATGATGTTTCTGAATTATCATATCAATTGAATGGAATAAATCAAAAAAAATGTTTATAGATGAAGTAACTATTTTATTTAAAACTAATAACCAAAGCAGATTAAGGAGCTAAATTAATGAGACACACCTATAATAATGTCAAGTAACTAATTGGAGGTGGCATATTGTTGAAGTTTGATAGAACATTATGTGTAGATGCTTGATGAGAAAATTCAATATTTTTATGAAAAAAACTATACTATTTATATTTTTATTTATCACGATAAAGTTTGCATATGGTCAACTCCCTTTTGATTGCAATGAAGCTAAGTTTTATCAAGTGATTTCAGGATCTTTAAGATCTTATGATCCGGTTACAGGTTCTTATTCAGAGCCATTACATACTACGCCAAGCTATAATGCTGGAGGTTACAATAATGTAGATGATTTTTTATACGCTATTAGAAGTAGTGATAGACATTTATTAAGAATCGGGATGGATCAAGTTGTAGATCTCGGAGCTGTTGCCACTAATAGAGGTGTTGATTTTGGTGGAGGTTATGCAGCGGATGTCGATAGCGAAGGGAATTTATGGGTCTTCCAAAATTCACAAGGAAGACAATCTTTTCATAAAATTATTAACCTTCAGAGTTATGATGGTACCACTTCACCAACTTTTGAGATAGTAGTAGCAGATCAAGCTTCTCCAAATACGTGTGCAGATATCGTTTTTATAGATGGAAATCTTTATGGAGGTAGTAAAGGAGAAGTCTATAAATGGGACTTATCGTCATCAACACCAGTTTTTAGTTCTAAAACAGTAACAGATTTACCTAATGATACTTTTGGAGCTTGTTATACAGACACTAGTAATAGGTTGTATGTGTCCAGTAATAAAGGAGGTTTACATTTGGTAAATGATTATGAAGGTGTCTCACCTTATGCTACATTATTGAATAATACAGATGTAACCAATCAGAACGATGGTTTTAAATGTGCAGCAGGTGTTTCTCCAATTGATGCCGATGGAGATGAGGTATTAGATCCTTTTGACAAGGATACTGACGGAGATGGAATCCCGGATATTGTAGAAGGAGGAGGAATAGATCCTTATGGAGATGATGATAACGATGGGATTTTTAATTATTTAGATCCTGATTTTGGCAACACGTGTAATAGTGGAGTTTCTTTAGTTTTTGATATTGATAGAGATGGTATTCCTAATGTACTAGATTTAGATAGTGATAATGATGGGATTTATGATATTGTAGAGGCTGGTCTTGGAAGTTACGACACGAATGGTGATGGTTTATTTAATAGTGAAGATGCTGGATTTCTGGATTCTGATTTAGATGGTATTGCAGATGTCGTGGATGTTGACCAAACAGGTGTTGCGTTTTTTCCGGATGATACTGATGGAGATTTAATTTATGATCCTTATGATATTGATGCAGATCAAGATGGGATTATAGATCTTATTGAAGGACAAAATAGTGCAACCTTCGTTTCTTTATCGGGATTGGATCAGGATAGAGATGGAGTTGATGATGCGTTTGATCCTGACCAAGGAGGTACTCCTCAAGGATATCAAAATACAGATAATACAGATACACCGGATTTTCTCGATACAGATTCAAACAATGATGGAGTTTTAGATACTGTAGATGCTTATGATACTAATAATGATGGTATCGCTGATACCACTTTAGCTAATAACGATTTTGATCAAGATGGACTTGATGATGGTTTTGATATTAAAGAAACTGTTTTTGATTCAGAAAATGGAGATCAAACACCAAGCAGTTTTCCTGTGGCTAGTACAGGAGAACGATATCAATATTTAGGTACATTTGATGTTGATGGTGTACCAGATTATTTGGTAGCAGATATTACTATAGATTCTGGCCTTTTGACCAAAATTGATGCAGCATTACCAGAGGGAGATTCTGTAGTAGATTTAAACCCTAATTATATTTATGGCGGTTATGATACTGATATTATAATAGAACAATCTACGAATGTCGCAATCACTTTTATCAATGAAAATACATCTTATGAAAACATTCTCGGATATTATACATACGATATTAATTCACCATTGGTAAAGACGCCGGAACCAGAGGATATTACTGTGATTTTGCCTAATTCATCCGCTTCAGGAAGTGGAGGAGGTTTAACTGCAGGGAATACCGTGGATTTAGGAAGTTTTCCGGCAAATACAGGAATAGGATGGGTTTTGTTGGTTGATGCGTGGGATGGTAGCGGTTTGGATGAAGGAATTTGGCAATTGTATTCGCAGACAGAATTTAATCCGGAATGTGACGAAACATTACGTCCTCATAATATATTATTTAAAGATGATTCTAATGAAGTCATTGTATTAGGTTTCGAAGATGAAAGAAGGGATTATCCAGGAGTAGATAATGATTTTAATGATTTATTGTTTTACATTACCGCAGATCAATATTCTTCTATAAAGACGAGTAATATAATTGATTTAGAAGAAGAAGGTGAAGTAACTTCTGGTAATGATGGTGGGTTAGAAAGTAATGGAGATTTAGCTACTTTAATAGCGAAAAGAAATTTTACTAGATCAAAAACCAATGAAGTATACAATAAGAAAAAATTACAAAAAGAATTTAAACCAGGTAGTAAGTCCTATAAAACTAGGAATAATGATGATTTAAGCATTTATTTTCCTCAAACTGGAGCTACTGGAACTGAAACTTCTTATGTTTCTACACCAGAGGATTTAATAGATATTACGAATGCATCCTCGGTATTTTCTGTTGATTATTATAATAACGAAAATAGAGTAGGAGTTGGTTTAGCAACTGTAACTAGCGGAAAAATATACGATCATTCTAAAACGATTTGTGATCGATTGAATGGTTCTGTTTTAGAAGACATAAGAACACTAAGTGTTCGGGATTATACTCTAGTGAATACCAAGATTCGGAGACCTTCAGGAGAATTAGAGCAAACTTTGCATTTTTCAGTAAGATTAGATGAGTTTCAAAATGAGTTATATAGTCTTTGGAATATTGATCAATATCCAGAAGGAGACTATTTGAACTTTCAAATTTGGGGAGGCTCTATTCCACAGGTAGTAAATATAGCGAATACCATTATCGATAAACTTTTAGAAGATAAAGGTTTAGGTAAGATGTTTATCCCATCTAATATTCCAGAGGTATTTGTGCAAAAAGGAAATTATAAGGATGGAAAGTTGATTCTTGATATCGTGAATAAAAATCAAGTTGATCAATTTGATTTTAGAGGGAATAAAAGAGTTACAGAATTATCTGACGAAGAATTAATGCTCTCATCAATTTCATTGTCTGGGTCGTATCAAGAGAGTATTATTATAGATACTGGATATTTATTTGATATTGGATTTGAGGTTACCGTTAATGATAAAACGGATGCATTATATCTAGCTGATGGACCTTGGGGTCTTGATTATAACCCAGAAGGAGCAGATGTAACCAATTTCGAAATTATAAAGGAAGAAATTACAGAAAATGATGCTGATGATTATTTGATAGAAAGAGACGTAATTGTACAAGGTTCTGTAAAAGAAACACTAAATATATTTAGAAGTGTTTTGGGTGGAGATTTAACATTGAATGTATCCGAATACAATGAATTAAAATTTGAATTGCAAGCAAACAGAGAAGTAGAAGTTATTCTTGTAAATAAAGAATTAACCGATTGGGAAAATAGGTTAAGGTATACTATTTCTGGAGATGGCAATATGCAAACATTTAACATATCTTTTTCGGAGTTCACAAATCCTAGTGGAGATAATGGAACACAATTACAGGATATTAGAAGCATCGTGTTTTCTGTACAAGGAAATTATCAGACCTTCGAATCATTTGATATAAATATTACTGATATAGCCTTTACCAATGCAGAAGTATTAAGCGTAGAAGATCATGAAAACTTGGAAGAGGAAGTTAATTCTGTTATGAATTATCCAAATCCATTTCGCACAGCAACTGCAATAAAAGTACCTGAAACGATTAGGGGTAATGTTAAAATATCCGTTATCGATGTATTAGGTAAAGTAGTACAAGAAGAACAAGAAATTCCGATAAATGCAGCTAGGACAATTACTTTTATTCCTAAAAACCTAAGCCCAGGAGTATATAGATATATTGTTGTTGGGGATCAATCAACCAGATATGTAGGTAGTTTTATGATTTATTAAATGTATTGAATTACTGATTAATCTTTGTTAGTTAAAAAATAAAAAGATCACTTACTCTAAAGTAATAATAATTAGAGTAAGTGATCTTTTGCAGCTGTATTGAATTTAGTTATTTTTGAGTCTAAACTTAGACTAATAATGAAAAACATTCTCGCAATAGCAGGTTCCAATAGTAGTACTTCGATCAATCAAAAACTTGTGGAATATGTAGCTAAAGAAATAGTAGATCATAAAATTAAAGTATTAAAATTGGCAAATTACTCGATGCCAATTTATAGTGAAGATGAAGAAAAAGAAAATGGGTTTCCGGGAATGACTTTAGGTCTAAAACAAGAGATATCCGAAGCTGATGCTTTGATTATTTCTGTAAATGAGCATAATGGAAGCTGGAGCGCTTTTTTTAAAAACATTATTGATTGGTTATCTCGATTGGATCGTAATTTTTTAGAAGGAAAAAAAATACTTTTAATGAGTACATCACCTGGTCAAAGAGGAGGTTTAAGTTCTTTGGAATTTGCGAAGAATGTACTTCCTAGATTTGGAGGTGAGATTATAGAAAGTTTCAGTTTTCCTTCATTTCATGCGAATTTTTCTATAGAAAATAATGAAGTTACTGATGAAACACTTTTGTTGGGATTAAAGGAAGTTCTAAGTACTTTTGCGCATCAGATTAAATAACTTGTGCGTAGTACCAAAATATATATTTTAGAAAATTCTTCAGACTTTAAAATCAAATTATTGCAATGGGCGCAGCAATTTGATGAAATAGTATGGCTAGATTCTAATACGTATTCCCAGCAATATTCGAGTTATGATGCGGTTTTAGCGGTCGATGCTTTTACTGCTATACAAACAGATCATTATACCGGTTTTGATAAACTAAAAGAGTATCAGGAACAAACAGCTGATTGGATTTTTGGGTATCTATCTTATGATTTAAAAAATGATACAGAGCAATTAACTTCCAAGAATTTAGATAGTTTAAATTTCCCGGATTTATACTTTTTTCAACCTAAGAAGTTATTTTTTTTAAAGGATGATAGATTAGAAATTCAATATCTAAATATGGTGGATGATGAGATAGAGGAAGATTTTCTTGATATTCAGAGATTTCCATCCGCTATAAAGGTTCCTAATGATGATACGTCTTGTGGTAAAGTTAAAATTAGTTTGCGTATTTCTAAAGATGTCTATAAGCAAAAGATCCAACAAATGCTTGCTCATATTGCTCGTGGAGATATTTATGAGGCAAACTTTTGTCAAGAGTATTTTGCCGAAAATAGTTGTATAGCTCCACTAGAAACCTATTATCATCTTAATCAAATCTCTAAGCCACCTTTTGCAACTTTTTTTAGAAGAAGTCATCAATATTTGCTTTCTGCCTCTCCAGAAAGGTATTTAAGAAAAGAAGGAAATAAAATTATTTCTCAACCTATAAAAGGAACTGCTAAGCGTTCACAGAGAGAAGAAGAAGACAAACGACTTATTCAGGATTTAAAAAATGATCCAAAAGAACGCTCAGAAAATGTAATGATTGTAGATTTAGTAAGAAATGATCTTTCTAGAACAGCAGTTAAAGGTGCTGTGCAAGTAGAAGAATTATGTAAGGTCTATACATTTCCGCAAGTACATCAAATGATATCTACAGTGGTATCCGAGATTCATTCAGAAACGTCTCCAGTTGATGTGATTAGAACAACATTTCCTATGGGCAGCATGACAGGAGCGCCAAAGATTTCTGCAATGGAGATAATAGAAAAATTAGAAACATCTAAAAGGGGTTTGTATAGTGGTGCAGTAGGATATTTTACTCCAGAAGGTGATTTTGATTTTAATGTGGTGATAAGAAGTATATTATATAATGAAGACAAGCAATACATATCTTATACTGTTGGAGGTGCTATTACTGCCAAATCCGATCCAGATAAAGAATATGAGGAGTGTTTGATAAAAGCAAAAGCAATGCGAGAAGTGCTGGAAGGTATTTAACAACCAAGGTTAGCTTATTTGCTTAAATAAGGTTTTTTCTAAAGCTTTTTCTGACATCAATAATTGTTTCTTTAACTTCTTGTGCTGTAATGTTTTTTATTCTAGCAATTTCTTCAAAATTTAATTTTCCAAAAACAAATAGATCAATAATTTTAGAAGTTTCTAACGGTAACCAACTATAGAACTTACCTAATAATTGTTGTTTCTTGTTTTCTGTAGATTCCTCGGAGTCAATCAATTTAAGGATAGCAGAATCAGAGTCATCATAAATAAACAATTGTTTGTTTTCTGAGTTTTGATGGTACGAAATATCATTGAGATCTTCATTCATGATCAACTTGTTATCGGATTCTAGGGTGTAGTTTTCTTCTAGTTTATCAAGTTCATCTCTTAAAAAGTAATTTGTACTTATACATTGTTGATGCCAACCTTCTCTTTTGTAAAGTTCATCGATCAAATGATCAGCTATTCTAAAAAGTTTCAATTCTAAGGATAATTTATCGATACCAATATCTAAATGCTCTTCATTATAAAGATTTACGATAGCATCATCTATAATACCATTAGAACAATACATATTTCTGGGAAGAACTCTAGTGCTTTCTGCAATATATAATCGATGTTTAACATATGGATGGAGATGAGGTACTACAGATAATAGTTTTTTGCTAAACTCTTTTTTATGATCATTTTCATAATATTTTGGCATTTCATCTATCCTATTCATAATATCAAAATTTTAAGAGTTGTTTAAAAATAACAAAAAGGATTGAGTTTTTGTGTTAAAAACCTGAAATTCAGATGTTAAACAAGCTTAAAAGAAAGGTTTGTTTACTTTTACAAAATCGTATATTTGATATCAGTCTAAAGATAAATTTTCAGGAATATTGAAGCAGCAGTTTAAAATCCATATAGAAGATCATTTACCGTTTCTAAAAGGAAGTAAATTACTAATTGCTTGTAGTGGAGGTTTGGATAGTATTGTGCTAGCACATATATGTCATTTGCTTGATTTTGAAATTGGTATTGCACATTGTAATTTTAATTTAAGAGGTTCGGAAAGTGATGGAGATGAACAATTTGTGTCTCAATTCTCTGATGCAATTAAAGCTCCTTTTTTTGTAACTCATTTTAATACGGAAACCTATGCTAATAGTAACAAACTTTCTATACAAATGGCCGCAAGAGAGCTTAGGTATGATTGGTTTAATATGTTGGTTCAAGAATATAACTATGACTACCTGTTAACAGCGCATCATCTAGATGATAATTTAGAAACCTTTCTAATAAACCTTTCTAGAGGAACAGGAATCGATGGACTTACTGGGATTCCTGAAATTAATGATCACTATGTAAGACCATTATTACCTTTTTCTAGAGAACAAATTTTAGAATTTGCAACCAAAAATAATCTTACCTGGCGAGAAGATAGTAGCAATAAGAGTACAAAGTATGTCAGAAATAAATTAAGACATAATGTTATCCCCGAACTTTTGACAGTTAACACGAAGTTTTTAAATAATTTCGAAAATACATTGGATAATTTAAAACAGACTCAAAACTTTGTCAGGGATCAAGTAGAGATTGTTAGAAAAGAAGTGTTTGAATATGCTGAGTTAGATACGATCAAAATATCGATTTATAAACTACAACAATATAAAGACCCAAAAACATATTTATATTTTTTATTAAAAAAATATGGTTTTACTGCTTGGGATGATATTGCACAAATTCTAACTGCCCAATCTGGTAAACAAGTTTTTTCGCCTACGCATAGATTAGTAAAAAATCGATTGCACGTATTGCTCTGTCCAATTATAGAAGATGTTTCAGATCGCGTATATACCATTCCTGAAGAAGAGAATATGATTATGATTCCTTCTGGAATGATTCAACTTAAAGAGGTTTCTGAGTTATCTGATATGGATCTAAAAACGATTTATGTAGATAAAGAAAAGTTAAAGTATCCCTTAATTGTAAGAAAATGGAAAGAAGGCGACTATTTTTATCCCCTAGGGATGAGAGGCAAGAAAAAGTTGAGTAAGTATTTTAAAGATGAAAAACTATCTTTGCTCGCTAAAGAAAGAGTCTGGTTGCTATGTTCTAATAATGAGATTATATGGATTATAAATTATAGAGCAGATAACAGATTTAAAATAAACCCCAAAACGAAACAATTACTAAAAGTAACAATAACCTAATGAGGAATATTCTACTATTATTGACAACATTGTTGTTTTCTACCACGTTATTTTCGCAAATATTTGAACCTATTAAATGGGAAAGTAGCGTTAAAGAAGAATCAGAAAATGTTTATATATTATCTTTTGCAGCTACTTTAGAAAAAGGGTGGCATATATATTCACAGAAAGAAGTAGATACAGACGACATAGCTCCGACAGCAACAGAATTCACATTTTATAATGAGGAAAAAGCATACGAACTAGTTGGAGAGACTATAGAACCAGAAGGTATACAGAAGTTTGATAAGGTATTTGAAATGGATATCAAATATTTTGAGGATAGTGTTGTGTTTACCCAAAAAATAAAACGATTAGAACCATCTCTTAAAACGGTGAAGGCCGAAGTGTTTTTTGGAGTATGTGATGATGAAAAATGTCTAGCTCCTGATATAGTAGAGTTTAATCTTAATTTGTCAGGAAAAAATATAGATGAAACAAAAAATCCAGATGTTTCTAAATCTTCTTCAGAGGATACAGATAGAGAATCTACGTCTTCTAGTAAGGATAGTAATAATGATGAAAAAGGTAGTCAAAAAGGTTTATGGAGTACCTTTATCTTAGCTTTCTTATCCGGATTTGCCGCATTATTGACACCATGTGTGTTTCCTATGATTCCAATGACAGTAAGCTTTTTTACTAAGCAAAGTAAAAATAGAGCCTCGGGTATAAAGAACGCAATCTTTTATGGTATTTTTATTATCGTAATCTATGTTGGATTAGGTTCTGTGGTTACAGCTATTTTTGGAGCAGATGCATTAAATGCTTTGTCTACTAATGTCTGGTTTAATTTGTTGTTTTTTGCCTTACTTATCGTTTTTGGACTTTCCTTTCTAGGAGCTTTCGAAATTATGTTGCCAAATTCTTGGGCGAACAAAGTAGATCGACAAGCTGATAAAGGTGGGATGATAGGTATATTTTTTATGGCATTAGCACTTGCTATTGTATCATTTAGTTGTACTGGTCCTATAGTTGGAACTATATTGGTAGAAGCAGCTTCTAAGGGAGGAATTGCTCCTATAATTGGGATGCTTGGTTTCTCACTAGCAATTGCATTGCCATTTGCGCTTTTTGCTATGTTTCCAGGTTGGTTAAATTCTTTGCCCAAAAGTGGTGGTTGGCTAAATACGGTTAAAGTTTTTCTAGGTTTTTTAGAATTGGCATTTGCATTTAAATTTCTATCTAATGCGGATTTAGTGCTACAATTAGGGTTATTACAAAGAGAGGTATTTCTTGCAATATGGATTGCTGTTTTTGGAACGCTTGGATTGTATTTGTTGGGTAAAGTGAAACTTCCTCATGATTCGCCAATAGAAAATATTTCAGTAGGAAGACTATCGATAGCTCTACTGACATTAGCATTTACTATTTATTTAATTCCAGGTTTATGGGGAGCACCATTAAAATTGATAAGTGGTTTCCCACCACCACAAACATATAGCGAATCGCCTAGAGGTTTTGGAGGTTCTAGTAGTAACAGTTTACCAGGCTCAGAGCTTCCAGAAGGAGCCAAGTATGGAGAACATGATATAATATCTTTTACAGATTATCAAACAGGTCTAGATTATGCTAAAAAAGTGAACAAGCCTGTTTTAATTGATTTTACAGGATATGCTTGTGTCAATTGTCGCAAAATGGAAGAATATGTATGGTCTGAACCAGCAGTTTTGAAAACGTTGAAAAACGATGTGGTTTTAATCTCCTTATATGTAGATTATAAAAAAGAACTACCTGAATTAGAACAGTATGTCTCAAAAACTACTGGCAAAAAAATAAAAACAATAGGTAATAAATGGAGTGATTTTCAGATTACTAGATATAAAGCAAATGCGCAGCCTTATTATGTTTTAGTAGACCATAATGAAGAAAACCTGAGCAAACCAGTTGGATATACTCCTAACGAGAATGAGTATTTAGGTTGGTTAAAAAAGGGGATCGATAATTTCTCGGTTAAATAAAAAGATTGAGTGTAGTATATTGGAATTATATACAGATAAATAGATGAGCCTGTAGTGAACACTACAGGCTCATCTATTTGTTAATATTTCTGATGATTGTTAAAATCTCCTTAAAATAGAGTTTGTCAGCATTCCATTTTTTTATCTTCAGCATTCAACTAAACTCGAGCATATGCTATCAACTAGAATACTACTATTATCTTTTCTGAGTCTTTTTATTTTTGTAACATCTTGTAATAAAAAAACGGATACTATTAGTACTGCAGAAACTAAAGAAGAAGTTACAATTAATGAAGAAAAAGAAACGTATGAGGTAAAAGAATTTTACTCTAAAAAAGAAGTAGATATTGTAATGAGGGATGGAACCAAATTACATACTACAATATACTCACCAAAGGATACTAGCAAAAAGTATCCTATATTAATGCAACGAACGCCTTATAGTTCAAGACCTTATGGAGAAGATCAGTTTCGTTCTAAAATAGGTCCGAATGAATTTTTGATGAAAGAAGGTAATATTGTTGTATATCAAGATGTTCGAGGTAGATGGATGAGTGAAGGAGTATATGACAATATGAGAGCATACATTCCTAATAAAAAAGATAAACAATTTGATGAAGCAAGTGATACGTACGATACTATTGAATGGTTAGTAAATAATGTTGAAAATAATAATGGTAATGTAGGTGTTTGGGGAATTTCGTACCCTGGTTTTTATGCAACATATTCCTTATTAGACTCTCATCCAGCGTTAAAGGCTGTGTCTCCTCAGGCATGTATTGGTGATTTCTTTTTTGATGATTTCCACCATAATGGAGCGTATTTATTAAGTTATTGGAGAGCAACGGCAGTATTTGGTTATGAAAAAACAGAGCCGGTAAAAGAAAGTTGGTATACATTTCCAGAGCTAAAGGCCAAGGATCAATATCAGTTTTTTCTAGATGCTGGACCACTAAGTACTTTAGATCAATATTATAAAGAAGATAATGTCTTCTGGACCCAACTCAAAGAACACCCTAATTATGATGAGTTTTGGCAAAAAAGAGGAATTATTCAACATCTTAAGGATATCAAACCTGCAGTAATGGTTGTTGGTGGTTTGTTTGATGCAGAAGATTTATACGGTCCGTTTGAGACGTATGAAAAAATAGAAAAAAACAGTGATAACTATAATATCATGGTTTTTGGCCCTTGGAGTCATGGAGATTGGGCAAGAAATAAAAAGCGTCAGGCAATAGGAAATGTGTATTTTGGAGATGATATTTCTCTTAATTTTCAACAAAATATAGAAACAAAATTCTTTAATCATTTTCTTAAAGGAGAAGGAGATAATGAAAGTGGATTAACAGAAATTCAAATTTTCGATACAGGAAAAAAGGAATGGAATACATTTGATAGTTGGCCTCCAAAAAATGTAGAAAAGAAAACAATGTATCTATCTGGTGATGATTTAACAGAAACTTTTGGCAATGGATTTTCAGAATTTGTTAGTGATCCAAAAAAACCTGTACCGTACACAGAAG
This genomic interval carries:
- a CDS encoding thioredoxin family protein; this encodes MRNILLLLTTLLFSTTLFSQIFEPIKWESSVKEESENVYILSFAATLEKGWHIYSQKEVDTDDIAPTATEFTFYNEEKAYELVGETIEPEGIQKFDKVFEMDIKYFEDSVVFTQKIKRLEPSLKTVKAEVFFGVCDDEKCLAPDIVEFNLNLSGKNIDETKNPDVSKSSSEDTDRESTSSSKDSNNDEKGSQKGLWSTFILAFLSGFAALLTPCVFPMIPMTVSFFTKQSKNRASGIKNAIFYGIFIIVIYVGLGSVVTAIFGADALNALSTNVWFNLLFFALLIVFGLSFLGAFEIMLPNSWANKVDRQADKGGMIGIFFMALALAIVSFSCTGPIVGTILVEAASKGGIAPIIGMLGFSLAIALPFALFAMFPGWLNSLPKSGGWLNTVKVFLGFLELAFAFKFLSNADLVLQLGLLQREVFLAIWIAVFGTLGLYLLGKVKLPHDSPIENISVGRLSIALLTLAFTIYLIPGLWGAPLKLISGFPPPQTYSESPRGFGGSSSNSLPGSELPEGAKYGEHDIISFTDYQTGLDYAKKVNKPVLIDFTGYACVNCRKMEEYVWSEPAVLKTLKNDVVLISLYVDYKKELPELEQYVSKTTGKKIKTIGNKWSDFQITRYKANAQPYYVLVDHNEENLSKPVGYTPNENEYLGWLKKGIDNFSVK
- a CDS encoding CocE/NonD family hydrolase, whose protein sequence is MLSTRILLLSFLSLFIFVTSCNKKTDTISTAETKEEVTINEEKETYEVKEFYSKKEVDIVMRDGTKLHTTIYSPKDTSKKYPILMQRTPYSSRPYGEDQFRSKIGPNEFLMKEGNIVVYQDVRGRWMSEGVYDNMRAYIPNKKDKQFDEASDTYDTIEWLVNNVENNNGNVGVWGISYPGFYATYSLLDSHPALKAVSPQACIGDFFFDDFHHNGAYLLSYWRATAVFGYEKTEPVKESWYTFPELKAKDQYQFFLDAGPLSTLDQYYKEDNVFWTQLKEHPNYDEFWQKRGIIQHLKDIKPAVMVVGGLFDAEDLYGPFETYEKIEKNSDNYNIMVFGPWSHGDWARNKKRQAIGNVYFGDDISLNFQQNIETKFFNHFLKGEGDNESGLTEIQIFDTGKKEWNTFDSWPPKNVEKKTMYLSGDDLTETFGNGFSEFVSDPKKPVPYTEDIKMVFTPRKYMTDDQRFAARRPDVLVYETPVLTEDMTLSGEILAKLKVATTGTAADWVVKLIDVYPADAEDTEETQKYLKMSNYHMMVRSEVLRGRFRNSFSKPEPFTPNQKTDVNIKLQDVHHTFLKGHKIQIQVQSTWFPFIDLNPQTFVPNIFKAKASDFKKQTHKVFEDSSVEFSVLK